Proteins co-encoded in one Nicotiana sylvestris chromosome 7, ASM39365v2, whole genome shotgun sequence genomic window:
- the LOC104214712 gene encoding chlorophyll synthase, chloroplastic → MASLLNSVPSIKLSNFSNNNPLRSSQISSPFCLSFSRRRLVVRATETDKEVKAQAPDKAPAAGGSSINQILGIKGAKQETDKWKIRVQLTKPVTWPPLVWGVVCGAAASGNFHWTPEDVAKSIVCMLMSGPFLTGYTQTINDWYDREIDAINEPYRPIPSGAISGQEVINQIWVLLLGGLGLAGILDVWAGHDFPTIFYLALGGSLLSYIYSAPPLKLKQNGWIGNFALGASYISLPWWAGQALFGTLTPDIIVLTLLYSVAGLGIAIVNDFKSIEGDRAMGLQSLPVAFGSEAAKWICVGAIDITQISVAGYLLGAGKPYYALALLGLIAPQVFFQFKYFLKDPVKYDVKYQASAQPFLILGLLVTALATSH, encoded by the exons ATGGCTTCTCTCCTCAACTCTGTACCCTCTATTAAACTATCCAATTTTAGCAACAACAACCCACTTCGCTCTTCACAAATTTCATCCCCCTTTTGCCTCTCATTTTCCA GAAGAAGGCTTGTTGTAAGAGCAACAGAGACTGATAAAGAAG TTAAAGCACAAGCACCAGATAAGGCACCAGCTGCAGGTGGCTCAAGCATAAATCAGATTCTTGGAATTAAAGGAGCCAAGCAAGAAACG GACAAGTGGAAGATTCGGGTTCAACTTACAAAACCTGTTACTTGGCCTCCCCTTGTGTGGGGCGTGGTCTGTGGCGCTGCTGCTTCTG GGAACTTCCACTGGACTCCAGAGGATGTGGCGAAATCAATTGTTTGTATGCTAATGTCTGGCCCATTTCTAACTGGCTATACTCAG ACTATTAATGATTGGTATGATAGAGAGATTGATGCTATTAATGAACCTTACCGTCCAATTCCTTCAGGCGCAATATCCGGACAAGAG GTCATTAATCAAATATGGGTGCTTCTTCTTGGAGGTCTGGGGTTAGCTGGTATTTTAGATGTGTGG GCAGGGCACGACTTCCCTACAATATTTTACCTTGCTCTTGGTGGATCCTTGCTCTCCTACATCTACTCAGCTCCACCATTGAAG CTCAAACAGAATGGATGGATTGGAAATTTTGCTCTCGGAGCAAGTTATATCAGCTTGCCTTG GTGGGCTGGTCAAGCTTTGTTCGGAACCCTTACACCTGACATAATCGTACTAACACTCTTGTATAGCGTTGCCGGA CTAGGCATAGCCATtgtaaatgatttcaaaagcattGAAGGAGACAGAGCTATGGGGCTTCAG TCACTTCCAGTAGCTTTTGGCTCTGAAGCCGCTAAATGGATTTGTGTTGGTGCCATTGACATAACTCAGATATCAGTGGCAG GGTATCTTTTAGGTGCTGGCAAACCCTATTATGCTTTAGCACTTCTAGGTTTAATTGCTCCACAAGTATTCTTCCAG TTCAAGTATTTCCTCAAAGACCCTGTAAAGTACGATGTTAAGTATCAG GCTAGTGCACAGCCATTTCTTATCCTTGGTCTTCTGGTTACCGCTTTGGCAACTAGCCACTGA
- the LOC138873831 gene encoding uncharacterized protein — protein sequence MDGQSERTVQILENMLRACVIEFGGSWDQFLPLVEFAYNNNYQSSIQMAPYEALYGRRCRSPVGWFETGEARLLGTDLIQDALDKLDGDLTYDVEPVAILERQAQKLRSKDIASVKVQWKGQLVKEAT from the exons atggacggacagtctgagcgtactGTTCAGATACTGGAGAACATGTTGCGCGCTTGCGTCATTgaatttgggggttcatgggaccagtttctaccactcgtggagtttgcatataacaacaattaccagtcgagtattcagatggctccatatgaggctttatatgggagacggtgtaggtctccagtaggttggtttgagaCGGGCGAGgccaggcttttgggtacagacttgatacaggatgctttggacaag ttggatggtgatttgacttatgatgtggagccagtggctattttagaGCGGCAGGCCCAAAAGTTGAGAtcgaaggatatagcttcagtgaaagtgcagtggaaagGTCAGCTCGTAAAGGAGGCTACTTGA